A single genomic interval of Rosistilla ulvae harbors:
- a CDS encoding DUF1559 domain-containing protein, with translation MKSRHVSPSQHRSLRPNTQPHRSGFTLVELLVVIAIIGILVGLLLPAVQAAREAARRMSCSNNMKQIGLALHNYHDTHRVFPYSTSGDGSVTAESAAPAANGVLNHRGWMLLLPFIELQNLQDQIDMNLPTGGYDRGGVGFAGPKPGEAGNANDVVVSTSVEAFLCPSDPNPTHYPTDSASYSISAGTTSLLGAYTNYDFSMRRLSSTAEKWSRDTGFTSKRLFGHDESSRFRDITDGTSNTVAVAETLRAVVDGSVPTWGYAKWAGQGVDLGWSRGINDNECCNWDSPPNSRTPRASQLGEWGTAGSTHPGGAQAVFADGSVHFMTETTDQVVLNNITAISDGNVVGEF, from the coding sequence ATGAAATCACGGCACGTTTCCCCGTCCCAGCACCGCTCACTTCGCCCCAACACGCAACCACACCGCTCGGGGTTCACACTTGTCGAATTGTTAGTCGTAATTGCGATCATTGGTATTCTGGTTGGGCTGCTTTTGCCTGCCGTTCAAGCCGCTCGCGAAGCCGCTCGTCGGATGTCATGTTCCAATAACATGAAGCAGATCGGTCTGGCGCTGCACAACTATCACGACACGCATCGAGTCTTTCCCTACTCCACTTCGGGTGACGGTTCGGTCACCGCCGAAAGTGCCGCTCCCGCAGCAAACGGCGTTTTGAACCATCGCGGTTGGATGCTGTTGCTACCCTTTATCGAACTGCAAAACCTGCAGGATCAAATCGACATGAACCTCCCCACCGGCGGCTACGATCGCGGTGGCGTTGGATTCGCCGGCCCGAAACCAGGTGAAGCGGGCAACGCCAACGATGTCGTCGTCAGCACATCGGTCGAAGCCTTCTTGTGCCCATCGGATCCCAACCCAACCCACTACCCCACCGACTCGGCGAGCTATTCGATTTCGGCCGGTACGACCAGCTTGTTGGGTGCCTACACGAATTACGACTTCAGCATGCGTCGGTTGTCCAGCACCGCCGAGAAGTGGAGCCGTGACACCGGGTTCACCAGCAAACGTCTGTTTGGACACGACGAATCGTCGCGGTTTCGCGATATCACCGATGGAACCAGCAACACCGTTGCCGTAGCCGAAACGCTGCGTGCGGTCGTCGATGGATCGGTTCCCACTTGGGGCTATGCCAAATGGGCCGGTCAAGGCGTCGATCTGGGATGGTCTCGCGGTATCAACGACAACGAGTGCTGCAACTGGGATTCGCCTCCCAATTCGCGAACGCCCCGCGCTAGCCAATTGGGCGAATGGGGAACCGCCGGAAGCACCCATCCCGGCGGAGCCCAAGCGGTATTCGCCGATGGATCGGTCCATTTCATGACCGAAACCACCGACCAAGTGGTCCTCAACAACATCACCGCGATCTCCGACGGAAACGTCGTTGGTGAATTTTAA
- a CDS encoding DUF309 domain-containing protein, with protein MKKPESTDPPMPPPRFSTRRFPVYAYVPGMHPHPFSDPRGHSWDAVARAVDPADRVSIRNRHLWAVDLFNHGYVWEAHEAWESLWIAAGRVGPAATFLKGLIKLAAAGVKARQGKLVGVRRHARRAAELFLEAADDRGFSCELQFGLSCQLMRQNSMNVLDAAASIVDRAPQPVVRVLPVVLQPIFPSDDAESPPPAADEPS; from the coding sequence GTGAAGAAACCGGAATCGACCGACCCGCCGATGCCGCCGCCGCGTTTTTCAACGCGCCGGTTTCCTGTCTACGCCTACGTTCCGGGGATGCATCCCCATCCGTTCTCGGATCCTCGCGGGCACAGCTGGGACGCGGTGGCCAGGGCGGTTGATCCCGCCGACCGGGTGTCGATCCGCAATCGTCACCTTTGGGCGGTCGATCTGTTTAACCACGGCTACGTCTGGGAAGCGCATGAAGCGTGGGAGTCGCTGTGGATCGCTGCTGGACGCGTCGGCCCTGCGGCGACGTTTCTGAAGGGGCTGATCAAACTCGCCGCGGCCGGTGTCAAAGCGCGGCAGGGGAAACTGGTTGGCGTTCGGCGCCACGCGCGGCGAGCGGCGGAGCTGTTTTTGGAAGCTGCCGACGATCGAGGCTTTTCCTGCGAGCTGCAGTTTGGGCTTTCATGTCAGTTGATGCGACAGAACAGCATGAATGTGTTGGATGCCGCGGCAAGCATCGTCGATCGCGCGCCGCAACCTGTCGTGCGGGTGTTGCCGGTCGTGTTGCAGCCGATCTTTCCCAGCGATGATGCCGAATCCCCTCCGCCCGCAGCGGATGAGCCATCGTAG
- the hisH gene encoding imidazole glycerol phosphate synthase subunit HisH has product MITIVDYQMGNLRSVSKAIQRVGEETLITSDPGEIASAEKLILPGVGGFKDAIAELNRRDLANPIRDFIDSGLPFLGICLGLQMLFDSSEEGGQHEGLGIIPGEVVRFPADPALKVPHMGWNQVQITQPTPLMQGIEPGTHFYFVHSYYVKPSDRSVVAIEADYGAPFCAAIWRDNLHATQFHPEKSQGNGMKLLKNFVSLDAPGE; this is encoded by the coding sequence ATGATCACGATTGTCGATTACCAAATGGGCAACCTCCGCAGCGTCAGTAAGGCGATCCAACGCGTGGGGGAAGAGACGCTGATCACGTCGGACCCGGGCGAGATCGCGTCGGCGGAGAAGTTGATTTTGCCGGGCGTCGGCGGTTTCAAAGATGCCATCGCCGAACTGAATCGCCGCGACCTAGCCAACCCAATCCGTGATTTCATCGATTCGGGACTCCCCTTTCTGGGGATCTGCCTGGGGCTGCAGATGCTATTCGACAGCAGCGAAGAGGGGGGGCAGCACGAGGGACTGGGAATCATTCCCGGAGAAGTCGTTCGCTTTCCCGCAGACCCCGCGTTGAAGGTGCCGCACATGGGCTGGAACCAGGTCCAGATCACGCAACCGACGCCGCTGATGCAGGGGATCGAGCCGGGGACGCACTTCTACTTCGTTCACTCCTATTACGTCAAGCCGAGCGATCGCAGCGTCGTCGCGATCGAAGCCGACTACGGGGCTCCTTTCTGTGCCGCGATCTGGCGCGACAATCTGCACGCGACTCAGTTCCATCCCGAAAAGAGCCAAGGCAACGGAATGAAGTTGCTGAAGAACTTCGTCTCGCTGGATGCGCCCGGCGAGTGA
- a CDS encoding c-type heme family protein, with protein sequence MKRISLKVRLATLAVAAIGGFQVITSPNAPAQDPAPNAKAVQRSRQTVQTLDNIFKQTIVLVTDKYVNDDDDFAAGSAAVLLFKNISEGSDNTIRLIDATGDPYESDNVAKDDFEKSGIKKLKAGAKTVDQVVVRDGKHYLRALTPVPVVMQKCVMCHAHYADAKPGEPIGAISYTVPIQ encoded by the coding sequence ATGAAGCGAATCTCTCTTAAAGTCCGTCTGGCGACACTGGCCGTCGCTGCGATTGGTGGTTTTCAGGTGATCACCTCCCCCAACGCACCGGCTCAGGACCCGGCCCCCAACGCGAAAGCGGTCCAGCGATCGCGGCAGACCGTGCAAACGCTCGACAACATCTTTAAGCAAACGATCGTTTTGGTGACCGACAAATACGTCAACGACGATGACGACTTTGCCGCCGGAAGCGCCGCGGTCCTGTTGTTCAAAAACATCTCCGAGGGGAGCGACAATACGATTCGCTTGATCGACGCCACCGGCGATCCCTACGAATCGGACAACGTCGCCAAAGACGACTTTGAAAAATCGGGTATCAAGAAATTGAAAGCGGGTGCAAAGACTGTCGATCAAGTGGTCGTCCGCGACGGCAAACATTATCTGCGCGCGTTGACTCCCGTACCCGTGGTGATGCAAAAATGTGTAATGTGCCACGCGCACTACGCTGACGCCAAACCAGGCGAACCGATCGGAGCGATCAGTTACACCGTGCCGATCCAATAG
- a CDS encoding PAS domain S-box protein codes for MKTDLDLDQFVQCVGDAIIAVDRRGEIILWNPGAVRLLGYSADEVLGKSMDFFIPHASRKPHWDGFHSAIASGQTHLGTNLIRVPALHKNGQTIRIALTVAIIREDLQAPKQTD; via the coding sequence ATGAAAACCGATTTGGACCTCGACCAATTCGTTCAATGTGTCGGCGATGCCATCATCGCCGTCGATCGCCGCGGCGAGATCATCTTGTGGAATCCGGGAGCCGTTCGCTTGCTGGGGTACAGCGCCGACGAAGTCCTGGGCAAATCGATGGACTTCTTTATTCCCCACGCTTCGCGAAAACCACACTGGGACGGTTTTCATAGTGCGATCGCGTCGGGGCAGACGCATCTGGGGACCAACCTGATCCGCGTTCCAGCACTCCACAAGAACGGCCAGACGATCCGGATCGCTCTGACCGTTGCGATCATCCGCGAAGACCTGCAAGCACCGAAACAAACGGATTAG
- a CDS encoding NADPH-dependent assimilatory sulfite reductase hemoprotein subunit: MSDPEPKKTKVEVIKEASCGLRGSIADELADAATDHVADATTKLLKFHGTYQQDDRDLRTPRRKEGLGKAYSFMVRNRIPGGKITATQFLGELDIADELGNGTIRITTRQSIQLHGVVKANLWSTIHRINEIKLSTQSACGDVTRNVCCCPAPLRQNGLRDRLQEIADEIAVHVRPKTQAYHEIWIKDPQSGERQQVVGPPDEPEPDPIYGKAYLPRKFKIGLALSDDNCIDVYDNDLGLLGVTSGDELVGFNVLVGGGMGTTPSKKNCFPALAHRLTFVTPDQLLPIITAIILVQRDFGNRADRSQARMKYLIHNLGLAAFKAKVESYLSEAESICGVADGSLPRPLPAPNPVDVTRHDDHMGWHAQGDGKFFLGLPIENGRVKDDGPLRLKTALRKLFTDHVSNARLTAQQNILLCDLEEDQRDTIQQLLAEHGVVTVDQISNARRFAFACPALPTCGLAITESERVLPTVIGAVEAELSLLGLADEQFTIRMTGCPNGCARPYNADIGLVGRSADGKTGEGRYTLFIGGNLLGTRMNKVFKDQVPMSRIVDELRPVLVHFKQHRTAGESLGDYCNRVGVEALLQLDQET, from the coding sequence ATGTCGGATCCGGAGCCAAAAAAAACGAAAGTTGAAGTGATCAAAGAAGCCAGCTGTGGGTTGCGTGGTTCGATCGCCGACGAATTGGCCGATGCCGCTACCGACCACGTCGCCGATGCCACAACCAAGCTGCTGAAATTTCACGGCACCTACCAACAGGACGACCGCGACCTGCGGACGCCTCGCCGAAAAGAAGGGCTTGGCAAAGCCTATTCCTTCATGGTTCGCAATCGCATCCCCGGCGGCAAGATCACCGCCACACAGTTTCTCGGGGAACTGGACATCGCCGACGAACTGGGCAATGGGACGATTCGGATCACGACGCGACAGAGCATCCAGTTGCACGGGGTGGTGAAAGCCAATCTCTGGAGCACGATTCATCGCATCAATGAGATCAAGCTTTCCACGCAATCGGCTTGCGGCGACGTGACGCGCAACGTCTGCTGTTGCCCGGCACCGCTGCGCCAGAACGGGCTCCGCGATCGCTTGCAGGAAATTGCCGACGAGATCGCTGTCCACGTGCGGCCAAAGACGCAAGCCTATCATGAAATCTGGATCAAGGATCCGCAGTCGGGTGAACGCCAGCAGGTCGTCGGACCGCCGGATGAACCCGAACCCGATCCGATCTATGGCAAAGCCTATCTGCCGCGGAAATTTAAAATCGGCCTCGCGCTCAGCGATGACAATTGCATCGACGTCTACGACAACGACCTCGGCCTGCTGGGCGTCACCAGCGGGGACGAACTGGTTGGATTCAACGTTTTGGTTGGCGGCGGCATGGGGACGACTCCCAGCAAGAAGAACTGTTTCCCAGCACTAGCGCATCGATTGACGTTTGTCACGCCCGATCAATTGCTGCCGATCATCACCGCGATCATCCTGGTGCAACGCGACTTCGGCAACCGCGCCGACCGCAGCCAAGCCCGGATGAAATATCTGATCCACAACCTGGGTCTCGCGGCGTTTAAAGCGAAAGTCGAATCGTATCTGTCCGAAGCCGAATCGATCTGCGGCGTTGCCGATGGCAGCTTGCCACGTCCGTTGCCCGCTCCCAATCCGGTCGACGTGACACGACACGATGATCACATGGGATGGCACGCGCAAGGAGACGGCAAGTTCTTCTTGGGGCTGCCGATCGAAAACGGTCGAGTCAAAGACGATGGCCCGCTGCGACTGAAGACAGCTCTTCGCAAGCTGTTCACCGACCATGTCAGCAACGCTCGACTGACCGCTCAGCAAAACATCTTGTTGTGCGATCTCGAAGAAGATCAACGCGACACTATCCAACAACTGCTGGCCGAACACGGCGTTGTCACTGTCGATCAGATCAGCAACGCCCGGCGGTTTGCGTTCGCATGTCCGGCGCTGCCAACCTGCGGCTTGGCGATTACCGAAAGCGAACGCGTGTTGCCGACTGTGATCGGCGCGGTCGAAGCCGAACTCAGCTTACTTGGTTTGGCGGACGAACAGTTCACGATCCGGATGACCGGATGTCCCAACGGCTGTGCCCGACCCTATAACGCCGACATCGGTCTGGTTGGCCGTAGTGCCGACGGCAAGACGGGCGAAGGCCGCTACACGCTGTTCATCGGTGGCAACCTGCTGGGTACGCGAATGAACAAAGTCTTCAAGGATCAGGTTCCGATGAGCCGGATCGTCGACGAACTGCGTCCCGTGTTGGTTCATTTCAAACAGCATCGAACCGCGGGGGAGAGTCTTGGCGATTACTGCAATCGCGTCGGCGTCGAAGCGTTGTTGCAGTTAGATCAAGAAACGTGA
- a CDS encoding tetratricopeptide repeat protein, whose translation MAVLVSGCLMRSPALAQSPQPSPHDDRLQQRLSSREFSDRQNAMQEMWELGSEAEVLAAEQSDDPEVRMRARWIQEQWKLGIRQQTPANVARLLRGADDENQPSLADLIALEQLSGLNVALRQSKSQAFRQRVQIDLLRHFPYLAYLALERGQSEPFIELLGEMSHMPIVALRRSQMMFQMGSSHDDCLTLAQAADEMQPASRRKVEVFIRWTMGMQDEAIQWAGQDDPELMSRLQFAALDWKGLVESSRQQTDAVELLEPIELDDAQNAASYLMRCREKAKPMLLWIIGLYRSQQTEQCDEIVNRLVELVTSDDFLTAIDTLQSQSRRYRSDLTTTVFEAAETLIAVDRTDRAIEVLSDRMPLQAAELLVQQTDYQRALEILGGDTASLESSLLAMADETRQQAENLEDDDLPTQRPQAFERCLAACSLAYQLGYAPAARQALRRVSSLTRGEGIMHRLEVIQTVLQRNDSTFAIELAEPLLRMPSSDGKATEALFGTSIGNELWHALDQLEPGWTVTQRARVLVDLSHGKLPAGWNRSIDLNRLATWLYDQLDSDDGQFNVVLCREIAEFFQTYARDDWANTFYRRAAQNNDYEATTALARRQFQLGNMRAAADSYQNLWERFPNHPETLVGLSKSRRLAGQEDEAKAIVDRLDLLALDAAQYFDVAVAFGQFDDLPGAIRYANKVIHDTPENSSGSYHYRAIRLLLGLEDNKSPQEIARLNQRLLDRTLSPTMLRDMGSYQNIVFDSYEASARQALNRGDVATATQQMKMALRSSPANIDFAEQQLLEIRAQGHTQFADQTLDKIFAAATKHLTRFPLNANMANNIAWVAAIHNRHLDRALELSMSAVAEFPESYSYRDTLAEVLFRMGETDQAIQVEMNCLLDVPDDYHLHEQLKRFRGGN comes from the coding sequence GTGGCTGTTCTTGTGAGCGGTTGCCTGATGCGGTCGCCCGCCTTGGCGCAATCGCCTCAGCCGTCGCCCCATGACGATCGCTTGCAGCAGAGGCTCTCCAGCCGCGAATTCTCCGACCGTCAGAACGCCATGCAGGAGATGTGGGAACTGGGCAGTGAGGCGGAGGTGCTGGCGGCGGAACAGAGCGACGACCCCGAAGTGCGCATGCGGGCCCGTTGGATTCAGGAGCAATGGAAACTGGGGATTCGCCAACAGACCCCTGCAAACGTTGCCCGATTGTTGCGCGGTGCCGACGACGAAAATCAGCCCAGCCTTGCCGACCTGATCGCGTTGGAACAATTGAGCGGGTTAAACGTGGCGCTGCGACAATCGAAGTCCCAGGCGTTTCGTCAGCGTGTGCAAATTGATCTGTTGCGTCATTTCCCTTACCTCGCCTACCTCGCTCTGGAAAGAGGCCAGTCCGAACCGTTTATCGAACTGTTAGGCGAGATGTCGCACATGCCGATCGTCGCGCTCCGACGCAGCCAGATGATGTTTCAAATGGGCAGCAGCCACGACGATTGCCTCACGCTCGCGCAAGCCGCCGATGAGATGCAGCCTGCCAGCCGCCGGAAGGTCGAAGTTTTCATCCGTTGGACGATGGGCATGCAGGACGAAGCGATCCAATGGGCCGGCCAGGACGATCCGGAATTGATGTCGCGTCTGCAGTTTGCCGCTTTGGATTGGAAGGGGTTGGTCGAATCATCGCGACAACAAACCGATGCGGTGGAATTGCTCGAGCCCATCGAACTCGATGACGCTCAAAACGCTGCCTCCTATTTGATGCGATGTCGTGAAAAAGCGAAACCGATGTTGTTGTGGATCATTGGACTGTATCGCAGCCAACAAACCGAACAATGCGACGAGATCGTGAATCGGTTGGTCGAACTGGTTACGTCCGACGACTTCCTAACGGCGATCGATACGCTTCAGTCGCAATCCCGACGGTATCGCAGCGATCTCACAACCACAGTCTTCGAAGCAGCGGAGACGTTGATCGCGGTCGACCGAACCGATCGGGCCATCGAGGTATTATCGGATCGAATGCCGCTTCAAGCGGCCGAACTGTTGGTCCAGCAAACCGATTACCAGCGCGCATTGGAAATCCTTGGGGGCGATACCGCCTCGCTGGAATCGAGCCTGTTGGCAATGGCGGATGAAACGCGACAGCAGGCGGAAAACCTGGAGGATGACGACCTTCCAACGCAGCGGCCACAAGCCTTCGAACGTTGCCTCGCCGCCTGTTCGCTGGCCTACCAGTTAGGCTATGCTCCGGCGGCGCGGCAAGCGCTGCGACGCGTCTCGTCGCTGACGCGTGGCGAAGGGATTATGCACCGTTTGGAAGTTATCCAAACGGTGCTGCAACGCAACGACTCAACCTTTGCGATCGAACTTGCCGAACCGTTGCTGAGGATGCCTTCGAGCGATGGGAAAGCGACCGAAGCGTTGTTTGGAACATCGATCGGCAATGAACTTTGGCATGCTTTAGACCAACTGGAACCTGGCTGGACGGTCACACAGCGGGCTCGCGTGTTGGTCGATCTGTCGCACGGCAAATTGCCCGCGGGCTGGAATCGTAGTATCGACCTGAATCGTTTGGCAACCTGGTTGTACGATCAATTGGACAGCGACGATGGGCAGTTCAACGTCGTGTTGTGCCGAGAAATTGCCGAGTTCTTCCAAACTTATGCTCGCGACGACTGGGCCAATACGTTTTATCGAAGGGCCGCTCAAAACAACGACTATGAAGCGACGACCGCACTCGCACGCCGGCAGTTCCAATTGGGGAACATGCGGGCCGCGGCGGACTCTTATCAAAATCTCTGGGAACGCTTTCCGAACCATCCCGAAACCCTTGTCGGTTTGTCCAAATCGCGACGGCTAGCCGGACAAGAGGACGAAGCGAAAGCGATCGTCGATCGGTTGGACCTGTTAGCTTTGGATGCCGCCCAGTACTTCGACGTCGCGGTCGCGTTCGGTCAGTTCGACGATCTGCCAGGCGCCATCCGATACGCCAACAAAGTCATTCACGATACTCCCGAGAACTCCTCCGGTTCGTATCACTACCGCGCGATCCGATTGCTGTTGGGACTAGAGGACAACAAGTCGCCACAGGAGATCGCTCGGCTGAACCAACGCTTGCTGGACCGGACGCTGAGTCCCACGATGTTGCGAGACATGGGGTCTTACCAAAACATCGTCTTCGATTCTTACGAAGCGTCCGCGCGGCAGGCACTCAACCGCGGAGACGTCGCGACGGCGACACAGCAAATGAAAATGGCGCTCCGCTCCAGCCCAGCCAACATTGATTTTGCCGAGCAGCAATTGCTGGAAATCCGCGCACAAGGACACACCCAATTCGCCGACCAAACCTTGGACAAGATCTTTGCTGCGGCAACCAAACACCTGACTCGCTTTCCGTTGAACGCCAACATGGCCAACAACATCGCTTGGGTTGCCGCGATCCACAATCGCCACTTGGATCGCGCATTGGAGCTGTCGATGTCGGCGGTGGCGGAATTTCCCGAGTCGTATTCCTACCGCGATACGTTGGCCGAGGTCCTGTTTCGGATGGGCGAGACCGATCAAGCGATCCAAGTCGAAATGAACTGTTTGTTAGACGTTCCCGACGACTACCACCTGCACGAACAACTGAAACGTTTTCGCGGTGGCAATTAA
- a CDS encoding ABC transporter permease: MKPYIAVITDAFREALASRVLWLVLLGVLLFLAVLAPLGVRDEVTTQFKRFDVTSSQRLKSLLESSAKSTRDSAASRVVQALDPTIQTRLRDAGKANVDRLRTHEVLDGLNGLLDKQDWHDAELWKSTTRLSELRELDQADAETLSEEQLRRRNRLRLEAALPGAFHPRSGDSVRLRYAAFDFPDAFVVTRTQFLEILNKIALPLIVNLLLGVLGVFIAILVTGSIIPEMFQSGSLQLLLSKPISRSLLFLAKFIGGCSFVFVNITLMIVGLWLIVGFRLQIWNHNLLLCIPLFVFLFVVYYSVSAVAGLIWRNAIVSIAVTVIFWMACFLVDVTHELFDQLVAQPATITQLAQLDGELFAATRKGEVLRYDEEESKWQTLLETEFGSGTRALGPLALPESDQVLVAQISSGRFRQFSGSNDNLLLLSSREEWKPIDGIKLPPGSREMLAGSDGALIVYGTRGISRAAAGGLESEPSEKKDSGMFGGLMSMLQSETDGFTVISPPDLNLDTPMSVDAVPRSSSVVAYTRGRLIRLTAGEDRRLKIDREISLPGAANQRGAIAATSQHLMIAREDSGIEIYDLQTLEKLYDVDLDAASTPTELRAARDGGDRVAILFADKTVQVIDTSMGTSIPVSIPHQGSIAQLNWSDSNTLLIAYELDHVLALDLTDGSVQATWQPERGIWRWLQDWIVQPIHTVFPKPGELGETVEGIVIGEREIAAGPPSEVDLAYDRRVLKIWQPLVNCGIFTLLMLGCGCYYVSRQDF; this comes from the coding sequence GTGAAACCGTACATCGCCGTTATCACCGATGCATTTCGCGAAGCGCTCGCCTCACGCGTCTTGTGGCTTGTCTTGTTAGGCGTTCTGTTGTTCTTGGCCGTCCTTGCGCCATTGGGAGTGCGAGACGAAGTCACCACGCAATTTAAGCGGTTTGATGTTACCAGCAGCCAACGCTTGAAATCGTTGCTGGAATCGTCGGCCAAGTCGACTCGCGATTCGGCCGCCTCGCGAGTCGTGCAGGCGTTGGATCCCACGATCCAAACCCGGCTGCGCGACGCGGGGAAAGCCAACGTCGATCGCTTGCGAACGCACGAAGTACTCGACGGCCTAAACGGTTTGTTGGACAAACAAGACTGGCACGACGCCGAGTTGTGGAAATCGACGACGCGATTGAGCGAACTGCGGGAACTGGACCAAGCCGACGCGGAGACCTTGAGCGAAGAGCAATTGCGCCGTCGCAACCGCTTGCGTTTGGAAGCCGCCCTGCCCGGTGCGTTCCATCCAAGATCGGGCGATTCGGTCCGATTGCGGTACGCTGCGTTCGACTTCCCCGACGCGTTTGTCGTCACCCGAACGCAATTCCTGGAGATCTTAAACAAGATCGCGCTGCCATTAATCGTCAATTTGCTGCTGGGCGTGTTAGGGGTGTTCATCGCGATCTTGGTCACCGGATCGATCATCCCAGAAATGTTTCAAAGTGGATCGCTGCAACTGCTGCTCAGCAAACCGATCTCCCGATCGCTGCTGTTTCTTGCCAAATTTATCGGCGGCTGCTCGTTCGTCTTCGTCAACATCACGTTGATGATCGTTGGCCTTTGGCTGATCGTCGGCTTTCGCTTACAGATCTGGAACCACAACCTGTTGCTGTGCATTCCGTTGTTTGTCTTTCTGTTCGTCGTCTACTACAGCGTTTCCGCCGTGGCGGGACTGATCTGGCGAAACGCAATCGTATCGATCGCCGTGACAGTGATCTTTTGGATGGCTTGTTTCCTGGTCGACGTAACCCACGAATTGTTTGATCAATTGGTCGCTCAACCAGCGACGATCACACAACTTGCCCAGCTGGATGGCGAATTGTTCGCTGCGACGCGGAAGGGGGAGGTGTTGCGGTATGACGAAGAAGAATCCAAATGGCAAACCTTGCTGGAGACGGAGTTTGGCAGCGGAACGCGCGCCCTCGGCCCGCTGGCTCTCCCCGAATCCGATCAGGTTCTGGTCGCCCAAATTTCGAGTGGACGTTTCCGACAGTTCTCCGGCAGCAACGACAATCTGTTGCTGTTGTCGAGTCGAGAAGAATGGAAACCGATCGATGGTATCAAGCTTCCGCCGGGCAGTCGCGAGATGCTTGCGGGTTCCGATGGAGCGTTGATCGTCTACGGTACGCGAGGCATCTCGCGAGCTGCCGCCGGTGGTCTGGAATCGGAACCGTCGGAGAAGAAGGACAGCGGTATGTTCGGCGGGCTAATGTCGATGCTGCAATCCGAAACCGATGGATTCACCGTGATCAGTCCTCCCGACTTGAATCTCGATACGCCGATGAGTGTCGACGCCGTACCGCGGTCGTCATCGGTGGTCGCTTACACGCGTGGTCGCTTGATTCGTTTGACCGCCGGCGAAGACCGACGACTGAAGATCGATCGAGAGATCAGCCTGCCGGGGGCGGCGAACCAACGGGGCGCCATCGCTGCGACATCCCAACACCTGATGATCGCGCGGGAGGATTCGGGAATCGAAATCTACGACCTGCAAACGCTGGAGAAGCTGTACGACGTCGACCTCGATGCGGCTAGCACCCCGACCGAACTGCGGGCGGCCCGCGATGGCGGTGATCGCGTCGCGATCCTGTTTGCCGACAAAACGGTCCAGGTGATCGATACGTCGATGGGAACCTCCATCCCCGTCTCGATCCCGCACCAAGGTTCGATTGCCCAACTGAACTGGAGCGATTCAAACACATTGTTGATCGCTTACGAATTGGACCATGTTCTGGCGCTCGACCTGACCGACGGTTCGGTCCAGGCAACATGGCAACCCGAGCGTGGTATTTGGCGCTGGCTGCAGGATTGGATCGTCCAACCGATCCATACGGTTTTCCCCAAGCCGGGCGAATTGGGAGAAACTGTCGAAGGGATCGTGATCGGCGAGCGAGAAATCGCCGCCGGGCCACCATCGGAAGTCGATTTGGCCTACGATCGACGCGTCTTGAAGATCTGGCAGCCGTTGGTGAACTGTGGGATTTTCACGCTTTTGATGCTCGGCTGCGGCTGCTACTACGTTTCGCGACAAGACTTTTAA